The sequence CGTCATCAACTGCAACCTGCAGCGCCTCGACGGCCCGGTTCGCGGTAACGGCAAAATCATCCAGGAACTGGAAGGCGCGTTCAAAGGCGCCAACTGGAACGTCAACAAGGTCGTCTGGGGCCGCCTGTGGGATCCGCTGTTCGCTGCCGACGAAGACGGCCGCATGCAGCGCCGCATGGACGCAGCGATCGATGGTGAATACCAGAACTACAAGGCCAAAGACGGCGCCTACGTGCGCAAGCACTTCTTCGGCGCCGACCCGGAGCTGCTCAAGCGCGTCGAGAGCATGTCCGACGAGGAAGTCTGGAAGCTCAACCGCGGCGGCCACGACCCGTACAAGGTCTACGCGGCCTACCACCAGGCGGTCAACCACAAGGGCCAGCCGACCGTCATCCTGGCCAAGACCATCAAGGGTTACGGCACCGGTGCCGGTGAGGCGAAGAACATCGCCCACAACACCAAAAAGGTCGATATCGACAGCCTGAAGAAATTCCGCGACCGCTTCGACATTCCGGTCAACGATTCGCAGCTCGAAGAACTGCCGTTCTACCGCCCAGCCGAAGACAGCGCGGAGATGAAGTACCTGCGCAAGTGTCGTGAAAAGCTCGGCGGCTCGCTGCCGCAGCGCCGACCGAAGAGCTTCAGCATTCCGACGCCGCCGCTGGAAACCCTGAAAGCTGTGCTCGACGGCTCTGGCGAGCGTGAAATCTCCACCACCATGGCCTTCGGCCGGATCCTGTCGCAGCTGGTCAAGGACAAGGATCTGGGCAAGCGCATCGTGCCGATCCTCGCCGACGAGGCGCGCACCTTCGGCATGGAAGGCATGTTCCGCCAGCTGGGCATCTACTCGCCAGTGGGGCAGCTGTACGAGCCGGTCGACCGCGACCAGGTGATGTACTACCGCGAAGAGCGTGACGGCCAGATCCTGCAGGAAGGCCTCAACGAGGCCGGCGCCTTCTCGTCCTTCATGGCGGCCGGTACCGCCTACAGCAACTACAACCAGCCAATGCTGCCGGTCTACATCTTCTATTCGATGTTCGGTTTCCAGCGCATCGGCGACCTGGCCTGGGCGGCGGGCGATGCGCAGACCCGTGGCTTCCTGCTGGGCGGCACCTCCGGGCGCACCACGCTCAACGGCGAAGGCCTGCAGCACGAGGACGGTCACAGCCATATCCTGGCCAGCACCATCCCCAACTGCCGCAGCTACGACCCCACCTACGGCTACGAGCTGGCGGTGATCATGCATCACGGCATGCACGAGATGATGGAGCTGCAGAAGAGCGTCTACTACTACATCACCGTGATGAACGAGAACTACCAGCAGCCGGCTATGCCCCAGGGTGTCGAGGACGGCATCATCAAGGGCATGTACCTGCTCGAAGAAGCCAAGGGCGACTTCAAGCATCGCGTGCAGCTGCTGGGCTCGGGCACCATCCTGCGCGAAGTACGTGCGGCGGTGGACATCCTCGCCAAAATGGGCGTCGGCGCCGACGTCTGGAGCGTCACCAGCTTCAATGAACTGCGCCGCGACGGTCTGGCGGTGGATCGCTGGAACCGCCTGCATCCGACCGAGGAACCGCGCAAGAGCTACGTCGAGCAGTGCCTGGAAGGCCGCGAAGGGCCGGTAGTGGCCTCGACCGACTACATGAAGCTGTTCGCCGATCAGATCCGTCAGTGGGTACCGTCACGCGAATACCAGGTGCTGGGCACCGACGGCTTCGGCCGCAGCGACTCGCGCGCCAAGCTGCGCGACTTCTTCGAAGTCGATCGCCGCTGGGTCGCCGTCGCCGCACTGCAGGCACTCGCCGATCGCGGCGCCATCGAACGCAAGGTCGTGGCCGAGGCCATCACCGAGTTCGGTATCGACCCCGAGAAGCGCAATCCGCTGGATTGCTGATGCTGCGTGCGCACAGGAGAACCTATTGTGAGTGAAACCATACGCGTACCCGACATCGGCAGCGGTGAGGGTGAAGTTATCGAGTTGTTCGTCAAGGTCGGCGACCGTATCGAGGCCGACCAGAGCATCCTGACGCTCGAGTCGGACAAGGCCAGCATGGAAATCCCGGCGCCCAAGGCGGGCGTCGTGAAAGCATTGAAGGTCAAGCTCGGTGATCGTCTGAAGGAAGGTGACGAGCTGCTTGAGCTGGAAAGCGAAGACGGCCAGAGCACCGAGGCCCCGGCGCAAGCCGCTGCCGAACCTGCCGGCGCAGCAGCCGGCGGCCCTGCCGACGAAGCCGAAGCACCGACCCCTCCTGGCGATGACAATCCATCGGCCTCTGCCGAAGAAGGCGAGTCGCAGGAGATCAAGGTTCCGGACATCGGCTCTTCCGGCAAAGCCAGCGTGATCGAGATTTCGATCAATGTCGGCGATACCATCGAGGCCGAACAGCCGCTGATCACCCTCGAATCCGACAAGGCGAGCATGGAGATCCCCTCTCCTGCCGCCGGCGTGGTCGAGAGCATTTCGGTCAAGGTAGGCGACGAAGTCGGTACTGGCGACCTGATCCTAGTTCTCAAGGGCGCGGCCGCAAGCAAGCCGGCAACGGCAGATAGCGCGCCGCAAAGCCAGCCAAAGGAACAGCTCACCGAGCAAGCTGCCGAGGAACCCACCGAAGCGACGGGCGACTCCGTCGAAGAGGTGCGTATCCCGGACATCGGCTCCAGCGGCAGCGCCAACGTCATTGAAGTCATGGTCAAGGCCGGCGACAGCGTCGAAGCGGATCAGTCGCTGATCACGCTCGAATCCGACAAGGCCAGCATGGAGATTCCGGCGCCGAAAGCTGGCATTGTGGAATCCCTGTCGATCAAGGTCGGCGACGAGGCCAAGACAGGTGATCTGATCCTGACCCTGAACGTCAAAGGCGCAGCGCCGGCGAAAAAGGCCGCGCCCAAGCCGCAGGAAGCCGCTCCGCAGCAGCAGGCGGTCGCACCGAACAAGCAGGGCGTGCCCGAAGCCAAAGTGGCCGCCACGCCAGCTCCTGCGGTAAGCGGGCCAAGTAAGGCCGGCAGCAAGGTACACGCGGGTCCCGCGGTACGCATGACTGCACGCGAGTTCGGTGTCGAGCTGGCCGACGTCCAGGGCACGGGACCAAAGGGACGCATCCTCAAGGAAGACGTCCAGGCCTACGTCAAGAACATGATGCAGAAAGCCAAGCAGGCGCCAGCTTCAGGCGCGGCGGGCGGTGCGGGCATCCCAGCGGTTCCGGAAGTCGATTTCAGCAAGTTCGGCGAAATCGAAGAAGTGCCGATGACGCGACTGATGCAGGTGGGCGCTGCCAACTTGCATCGCAGCTGGCTGAACGTGCCGCATGTAACCCAGTTCGAGTCGTCAGACATTACCGAACTGGAAGCCTTCCGCGTTTCGCAGAAGGCCGTGGCAGAGAAGGCCGGCGTCAAGCTGACCGTGCTGCCGCTGCTGCTCAAGGCCTGTGCGCATCTGCTCAAGGAACTGCCGGAATTCAATGCCTCGCTGGCGCCTAGCGGCAAGGCGGTCATCCGCAAGAAGTACGTGCACATCGGCTTCGCCGTGGATACACCAGACGGCTTGCTGGTTCCGGTAATCAAGAACGTCGACCAGAAGAGCCTGCTGCAATTGGCAGCCGAGGCCGCGGAGCTCGCCGAGAAGGCACGGACGAAGAAGCTGTCGCCCGATGCCATGCAAGGCGCCTGCTTCACGATCTCCAGCCTCGGCCACATTGGCGGTACCGGCTTCACGCCGATCGTCAACGCGCCGGAAGTGGCGATCCTGGGCGTTTCCAAGGCGACCATGCAGCCGGTGTGGGACGGCAAGGCCTTCCAGCCTCGCCTGATGCTGCCGTTGTCGCTGTCCTATGACCATCGCGTCATCAACGGTGCGGCGGCTGCACGCTTCACCAAGCGGCTTTCCGAGCTGCTGGCAGATATCCGCACGATGCTGCTGTGATCGGATGAGCCTAAAAAAACCCGCCAATCGGCGGGTTTTTTCATTTCATGGGCATGGCGGCGAATCGCGCCGGCGTTTCAGCCCTTCTGCAAATCACGCAGGAGGAACGACAAGGCTTTGGCCAGCGCCTCCGCCCCGTCAGGGTCACGCAGGATAGTCAGCCATGGGTCGCCACCCGCCGGATCATCGAAAAGGCACACGATGCCCTGTGGCGGGCACTGATAACGAACATAAGGGTCCATACCGAACACCGAAAAGCTGCGGTTGCGCACCGCGATGTTGCCAGACGCGTCACGCCGCTCCTCACGAATGCGCAACTCGCCGGGCACGCCCACGCTCAAGCGATAACTCACGTCCTGTGGATTGGCCTGACCGACCTGGTAGGCGGCCTTCAGCGCATGACTTTCAAGCAGCGCATTACTATGCGCGAGCAGGGCTTCGCGCTCGTTCGAGGTAAGATACAGGTCCTTTAGCCGAGCCAGGTATTGGGCCGGCTCGGCCGAGGTCAGACCGGCTGTTTCAGCGGCCTTCAACGATACACTGACACCCAGGAACAACGAGATCAGCAGTAACTTCGAAACCAGGCTTGTCAGTCCCTGTCGCATGATGCACCCTTGCCGTAGCCTAATATTATTTAGCCATCGTTTCGCCGGTGAAAACGCTGCATTTTTATGGCTAGCGAGACGACTCCCCGCAGCATACTGGAAGCTAACCGCTCGATGAAAATACATACCGATGCCGCCAGCCGTTTGGCGACCGAGGTTGTGACGCAGTTGCCAGTGCCTTCCAGGCTGGGAATGCTGCGTTTCGAGCGTTTGAACGAGCCCAGTTGGGCGCTGCTTTACCTGGACCCCGCTTGCGAGGGGCATTTCGGTCTGCCCGCTCACCAGTTGTGCTCCCTGGTTGATTCGCCCTATGCCAGCCTGATGGAACCCGCCGTGCGGCTGCGAATGCACGACACCGTCCAGGCACAGCTGGCGACCCAGGGCCACTATTCCATACGCTATCGCCTGCATGCCGCCAGCGGCTTGCTGAACCTGCTGGAAATTGGCGAGCTGAGCCAGCAGTACGGTCGCGATCTGCTGCGCGGCTACCTCGTAGTCGAGCCGGGCTCAATGGAGGCCGTGCCGCCGCTGGAACTGCCGGCTGCCACGCTCGACCTGACCGAGAATGACCAGCAGACCTTCTCCGATGTGCACCTCGAACACCTCATCCGTTCACGCGCGCAACAGAACCTAATCGTTCGCCTGGCACGACACCGCTACGGCTCTACCAATCCCCAGCTCGAAGCGGCGCAACTGATTACCCAGGCCGCCAGCGAGGCTTATGACATCGCGCGCGCGGCCATCTGGCACCTGAACGGGGACCGACTCGAAGCGATCGCCGCGTACCGGCGCGACAACGACAGCGCCGAGTATCCATCCGCGCTGGACCTCTCGGCGCTCCCTCGCTACATGGAAGCCGTACACAGCGGGCGCGCCATCGACGTCTCCAATGTGCTGGAGGACCCTCGCACCCAGGAGCTGGTGGAGCACTACTTCAAGCCGCGGAACATCACCGCCATTCTCGATGCGACCATTCGAGTCGGTGGCGAAGTCATCGGCGTGCTTTGCCTGGAACATTCAGGAAGCCGGCGCACCTGGCATGCCGATGAGGTCGCCTTCGCCGGCGAACTGGCGGATCAGTACGCGCAGGTGCTGGCCAACCAGCAACGACTTAATGCCACGCATACCCTGCACCTGTTCCAGCGTGCCGTGGAGCAGAGCGCAAGCGCCTTCATCCTCGTCGACAAGAATGGCATCGTCGATTACGTCAACCCCAGCTTTACCGCCATTACGCAGTTTTCGGCCGATGAAGTCCGTGGCCGTCGTCTTACCGAGCTGACCGCTCTGGAAAACCTCAGCGAGCTGCTGTTCGACACCTCTTCCAGCCTGGCGCAGCACAACAGCTGGCAGGGCGAATTCCGCAGTCGCCGCAAGAACCTCGAACCCTACTGGGGTCAGCTATCGATCTCCAAGGTATACGGCGAGAACGGAGAGCTGACGCACTACATCGGCATCTACGAAGACGTCACCCAGAGCAAGGTGGCGCAGCAACATATCGAGCGCCTGGCCTATACCGACAACCTGACCGGCCTGGGCAACCGTCCGTTTTTCATCCGTAGCATCGAAGAGCGCTTCGCCAACGGTAAAGCGCCACGTCTGTGCCTGTTGTTGGTGGATATCGACAACTTCAAGCGCATCAATGACAGCCTGGGCCATCAGACTGGCGACAAGCTCCTGACCAGCCTCGCGCGGCGCCTGCGCAACAGTCTGAACCGGGACAGCGTGCTGGCACGATTCGCCAGCAACGAGTTCGCCCTCCTGCTCGACGACATGGACCTGGAAGAAGCCCAGCACCTGGCCAACAAGGTACTGCGCATTCTGGACAAGCCACTGTTCGTCGACAAACAGCTGATCAGTGTCAGCGGCTCGCTGGGGCTGGCTTGCGCGCCGCTACATGGCGACGACCCGGAAACGCTGATGAAGCATGCCGGCCAAGCCCTACATAAAGCCAAGGCCAACGGCAAGAATCAGGTACAGGTGTTTACCGAAGCCCTGCACGCCGAAGCCAACTACAAACTGTTCGTGGAGAACAACCTGCGCCGCGCACTGGTGCAGAACGAACTCGAAGTCTTCTATCAACCCAAGCTCTGCCTGCGCAGCGGACGTCTACAGGGTCTGGAGGCGCTGCTTCGATGGAACCACCCGGAAAAAGGCATGATCCGGCCCGATCAGTTCATCGGCGTTGCGGAAGAAACCGGGGTGATCATCCCCATCGGCAAATGGGTGGCTCGCGAGGCCTGCCGGATGGGCTTGCAGCTCGCATCCATGGGGTTGGGCACACCACAGGTCGCGATCAACCTCTCGCCGAAACAGTTTTCCGATCCTGAACTCGTCGCCTCGATCGCGGCCATCCTCACCGAAGAGCGTTTACCGCCGAGCAGCCTCGAGCTGGAGCTAACCGAAAGCCTGCTGCTCGAAGCCACCGAGGAGACGCGCCAACAGCTGATCGGTCTGAAGGCGCTCGGCGTCACGCTGGCGATGGATGATTTCGGCACCGGCTATTCTTCGCTGAGCTACCTGAAGAAGTTTCCCATCGACGTGATCAAGATCGATCGAAGCTTCATCAAGGACATCCCCGACAGCCAGGACGACATCGAGATCACCGCCGCGGTGATCGCCATGGCTCGAAATCTCCATTTGAAGGTGGTTGCAGAGGGCATCGAAACGGCCGAACAGCTAGCCTTCCTGCGGCATCAGCGCTGCGATATCGGTCAAGGCTACCTGTTCGACAAGCCTATTCCCGGTAGCCAACTGATCAACTCCCTGCGTCGTTACCCGCACTGGCTTTAAGCCTTTCATCAGGTGTAACGTTTGGCCGACGGTGCTTTGGTCGTGCCGTTTGGTAGCCTAGGCAACCAAGGCCATCCGACTTTCAGGCTCGAGGACCACCATGACCCTGCGTTCGCAAATTCTCGTCCACAAACAGGCTTTGCCCGATGCCGGCCAGGCACTCCCTGGGCGCGCCACGCCCGTTCCGGTTCCGGCCGCCCATTTCGTCAATGGCAACCCACTGCAACCTCCATTTCCGGCTCACCTGCGCCAGGCCATCTTTGCCATGGGTTGTTTCTGGGGAGCTGAGCGGCGCTTCTGGGAGCAACCAGGCGTATGGACCACGGCCGTGGGCTACGCTGGCGGTCACACGCCGAATCCGAGCTACGAAGAAGTTTGCTCCGGCCTCACCGGGCATACCGAAGCGGTGCTGGTAGTCTTCGATCCGCAGCAAATCTCCTACCAGGACCTGCTAAGGCTGTTCTGGGAAGCGCACAACCCGACTCAGGGCATGCGACAAGGCAATGACATCGGTACCCAGTATCGCTCGGCCATCTACTGCTCCGACACGGCCCAACTGGAAGCGGCACGCGACAGCGCTCTCCGTTTCCAGGCCGAACTGGGCAAGCATGGGCTTGGCAGCATCACCACGGAAATCGCCGAAGCCCCGGCCTTCTACTACGCGGAGGCCTACCATCAGCAATACCTGGCGAAGAATCCGGGAGGTTACTGCGGGCTCGGCGGTACGGGCGTCTGCATGCCCGCGTGACGCTGGCGCCACCTAGCCTGGCCGTGATGCGCCCTGCCTAACTACAAAAACGCGTTGTAGGCCGAAAAAAGAAAACCCCGCCGAAGCGGGGCCTTTGCAGACTGAATCCTGACATCCGTGACTTGCGCCTTCCTGGCGTCGTTCCGCTACGCTTCCTGTTTTTTCTGATGCGCTTCCATACGCAGCGTCCAAGCACAAAGACTACCGCCGGGCCGACAAGACCTGTAGTGGCAGTTTTGCACTACGATTTGTAAGCAATGACTTACATGGATGCCGATCCCTGGCTTCGCTTGTAAGCCATTGACTACATGGCGCGGGTTTATGACTGGCGTAGTGGCCCATTGTTCCCGGACATGGCGAATTAATTTCATTATGCCGCTACAGATTAATCCCGCTTAGAACTGCTCCGCTTTCAGCAGATACAACGAATCGCTGCCAGCCTTGACGGTGGCGCTCAGCGAATGGATGCGTGGCAGCAGTCGAGCGAAATAGAAGCGCGCCGTGCCCAGCTTGCTGGCGTAGAAGTCGTCCTGCTCCTCCTTGCCCAGCGCGACCGCGGCCATCCGCGCCCACATGTAGGCGTAGGCGGTATAACCGAACACATGCAGGTATTCGACCGAAGCCGCACCGATCTCGTTGGGATTGCGCTTGGCGCTGTCGAGCACGAAGGCGGTAAGCTCGTCGAGGTTATCCAGCGCTGCGCGCAGCGGGGCGATGAACTCAGCCTGCTCGGCACCCGCTGCGCTGCAAAAGCTGCGAATCTCGTCGGCGAACGCCCGATACAGCTCACCACCGCTGCCAACCACCTTGCGACCCAGCAGGTCGAGGGCCTGGATGCCGTTGGTGCCTTCGTATATTTGGGTGATGCGGCAGTCGCGCACTAGTTGCTCCTGGCCCCACTCGCGGATAAAGCCATGGCCGCCGAATATCTGCTGGCCATGGACGGTGGTTTCCAGGCCCATGTCGGTGAGGAAGGCTTTGGCGACCGGCGTCAGCAATGCGACCTGGGCTTCGGCTCGCTGACGGGCTTCTGCATCATCGCTGAACTTGGCGATATCCAGCTGCAGCGCGACGTAGCTGGAGAAGGCGCGACCGCCTTCGTTGAGCGCTTTCATCGTCAGCAACATCCGGCGTACATCGGGATGCACGATGATCGGATCAGCGGCTTTTTCCTGGGCGACCGGGCCGGTCGGGGCGCGGCTCTGGATACGTTCGCGGGCGTATTCGATGGCGCTCTGGTAGGAGCGCTCGCCGGTGGAAAGCCCTTGGATGCCGACCCCCAGGCGCTCGTAATTCATCATGGTGAACATCGCCGCCAGTCCCTTGTTCGGCTCACCGACCATCCAGCCGGTGGCGCCGTCGAAGTTCATCACGCAGGTGGCCGAGGCCTGGATGCCCATCTTGTGCTCGATCGAGCCGCAGCTCAGGCTGTTGCGCTCGCCCAGGCTGCCGTCCTCGTTGACCATGATCTTGGGCACCAGAAACAGCGAGATACCGCGCGAGCCGGCGGGCGCATCGGGCAGCTTGGCCAACACCAGGTGGATAATGTTGTCTGTGAGATCGTGCTCGCCGCCGGTGATGAAAATCTTGGTCCCGCTGACCTTGTAGGAGCCATCGGCTTGTGGCTCGGCCTTGGTGCGAATGATGCCCAGGTCGGTGCCGGCATGGGGCTCGGTCAGGCACATGGAGCCGGACCAGACACCCGCGTACATGTTCGGCAGGTACTTCTGCTTCAGCTCTTCGTTGGCGTGCGCATAGATCGACAGGCAAGCGCCGGACGTCAGCATCGGGTACAGACCGAAGGCCAGGCTGGCGGAGTTCATCATCTCCTCGACCTGCGCGGAAATGACCTTGGGCATGCCCATACCGCCGTAGGCCGGGTCACCACCGACGCCCACCCAGCCGCCCTCGGCATAAAGGCGATAGGCCTCGGGGTAGCCGGCCGGTGTGCTGACCGCGCCATCGACCCAATGGCAACCTTCCTCATCACCAGTGCGGTTGAGCGGGGCAATGGTATTGGCGGTGATCTTGCCCGCCTCCTCAAGAATCGCCTCTGCGGTTTCCGCGTCGACGACTTCCGCCAGCGCTGGCAAGGTCTGCCAGAGCGTCGGGGCATCGAAAACTTCGTTCAGAACGAAACGCATATCGCGCAGCGGTGCTTTGTAGTCAGCCATGGAGAAAGACCTCGCAGAAACATGTCACCCGGCCGATTGGCCGCAGCAGTTTCGCGAGTCTAACTGAAGACGGATCGGCGCCCGAAGCGTCTTAAAATGACCGACCGGTTCTCATCCAGACTTCACATCCAGACGAGTGAGTCAGCTTTGCGCGACGAACGGACAGTACCGGAAAGTCGCCGCCTGCAGATAAAAAAGCCCGCGCAGGCGCGGGCTAAGTTGTCCTGTCTGTCGGACGAATTAGAACGCGAACTGATCGGCCGCCAACTTCATCAGGCTCGCGCTTCCCGCCTCGATCGCCGCGCGGTGAGCCGCGGTACGGGGCAGCAGACGCGTGAAGTAGAACTCGGCGGTGGCCAGCTTCGACTGATAGAAGGCCGCATCATGGCCGGCCTGCTCGAGACGGCTCTGGGCCACCACAGCCATGCGCAACCAGAAATAGCCCAGCACCAGATAGCCGCAATACATCAGGTAATCGACCGACGCCGCGCCCACCTCGTCCGGGTTCTTCATCGCCGCCATGCCGATGCACTTGGTGATCTCGCCCAGATCGCGGTTGAGCCCCGCCACCTGCTCCACGTAACGCTGCAGCTGCGGGTGGCCGGCGTTGGCTTCGCAGAACTTGTGCACCCGCTTGGTGAAGCCGAGCATCAGTTTGCCCTGGCTGCCGAGCACCTTGCGCCCCAACAGGTCGAGCGCCTGGATGCCGTTGGTGCCCTCGTAGATCGGGGCGATGCGGCAGTCGCGCACCAGTTGCTCCATCCCCCATTCGCGGATATAGCCGTGGCCGCCGAAGACCTGCATGCCGAGGTTGGTGACTTCCAGTCCCGTGTCGGTCATGAAGGCCTTGCAAATCGGCGTGAGGAAGGCGAGCTGATCTTCGGCCTCCTTGCGCTTGTCCGCGTCCGGGCTATGGATCTGATCGAGCAGCTGCGCGGTGAAATATGCCAAGGCGCGATTGCCTTCGTTGAACGCCTTCATCGTCAACAGCATGCGCCGCACGTCAGGGTGAACGATGATCGGGTCGGCCGGCTTGTCGGGAAACTTCGCGCCAGTCAGGGCGCGCATCTGCAAGCGCTCGTTGGCGTACTGGATCGCGCCCTGAAAGCTCGCCTCGCCATTGCATAGCCCCTGCATCCCCGTACCCAGGCGGGCATGGTTCATCATGGTGAACATGCAGTTGAGGCCCTTGTTCGGCTCGCCGATGAGAAATCCGGTTGCCGCATCGAAGTTGATCACACAGGTCGCCGAAGCCTTGATCCCCATCTTGTGCTCGATGGAGCCGCAGGCGACGCCATTGCGCTCACCCGCCTCGCCGGTCGCATCGGGCAGGAACTTGGGCACGATGAACAGCGAGATGCCCTTGGTACCCGCAGGTGCGTCGGGCAACTTGGCCAGTACCAGGTGCACGATGTTCTCGCTCAGGTCGTGCTCGCCGGCCGAGATGAAGATCTTCGTGCCGCTGATCGCGTAGCTGCCATCGGCCTGCGGGACCGCTCGGGTCTTGATGATGCCCAGGTCGGTGCCACAATGCGGCTCGGTCAGGCACATGGTGCCGGTCCAGCGCCCTTCGGTCATGCGGGTCAGATAGGCCTGCTTCTGCGCCTCGGTGCCGTGGGCGCCGATTGCCGCCATAGCGCCGTGGGTCAGCCCCGGGTACATGCCGAACGAGGTGTTGGCCGAGCCAACCATTTCGCCGATCACCAGGCCCAGCGAGTGCGGCAGGCCCTGGCCACCGTAGGTCGGGTCCGAAGCCAGCCCCATCCAGCCACCCGCGGCATACTGCGCGAAGGCTTCCTTGAAGCCCTTGGGTGTGGTCACCACGCCATTGTCGAAGTGACAGCCCTCCTCGTCACCGCTGCGGTTCAGGGGAGCGAGTACCTGTTCGCAGAACTTGGCGCCTTCCTCCAGGATGGCGCTGACCATGTCCGGCGTCGCATCCTCGGCACCGTTGGCGGCGTAGCTGCCATGAAAATCGAAAACTTCGTCGATCAGGAAGCGCATGTCGCGCAGGGGAGCCTTGTAAGCGGGCATATCGTTCTCCAGGACGGCACCAGCGATGTGTGCCGGGCACGCTACTGGCTGTTCGTCCTGCGAGCCATCACATTGCAGGCGCTGAATGCGGCGCCATAACTGTCACACGTCGGCCGCGCTGCGCTTCGCCGTGCGCACCGCACCGCGGCGGTTGTCGCCGTGCGAGCGAATGCAGTTGCGCCCCGCACTCTTGGCGCTGTAGAGCGCCTGGTCGGCCTGTTTGATGACTTCCTCCGGACTGCGCTGGCTCAGTGTTCGCTCAGCCACCCCGATGCTGATGGTCACCGAAACCTCCGCCGTCGCGCTGGCACCGCGACGCTGTCGCCCCTGCGCAGCATCCCTGGGTCGGTTGGTCTTGTCGCGCAACTGCAGCGGATAGGTCTCCACGGCCTGTCGAACGGCTTCCAGATGCGGCAGGCAATGCTCCAGATCGCTCCCGGGAAACACCAGCGCGAACTCCTCTCCGCCGTAACGATAGGCGCGCCCTCCTCCGCCCACCTTTCGCAGACGGCTGGCGACCAGGCGCAGTACCTCGTCGCCGACATCGTGCCCGTGGGTGTCGTTGAACGCCTTGAAACGATCGACATCGGCCATCGCGATCACGTACTGCCGGCCCAGGCGTTGCAAGCGCTCGTTCAGCGCGCGGCGCCCAGGCAAGCCGGTCAGCTCGTCGCGAAAGGCCATCTGGTAGGCCTCCTGCGCAACCGCAACGACCAGCGCCAGCATCACCAGACTGCTCAAGACGTTGAGCGCCCCCGGACGGCTGAACACCTGGGGCAGCATCAACAGCAGGCCTACCAGCGCCACGAGCTGAGCCGCGTGCACTGGTCGCGGCCGCCGCAGGTACTGGAACAGCAGGCCCAGCAGCGCTAGCAGGAAAACCGGATAGGCCAGCTGGATCAATTGCAGCCAGTCCGCCTGTAACGACGGCCAGCGAACCTCGGCCAGCCAGTTGAGCATTGCATCGGGAAACCGCCGCGCCAACGCGCATGCCGGCACCACCACGGCGAACATCACTGCCACGCGCGCCACACCGTCCTGCAGCAGGTGGGCACGCTCGTTCCACAGTGCAAACAGCCCATACAGCGCCGGTAGCAGCAAGCTGCACAGGTGAAAGGTCAGCGCGGCGTCCGGTAGCAGCGCGCCGGTAAAACGGTAGTGATCGACCTGAGTGTCCAGCAGGAAATAGCTCAGGTAGATGACTGCCAACAGGCAGGTCTCGCGAATCCGCGCATAGGCGATGCAGAACGCCCCGCCGAGCAGCAGCAGGACCGTCGGCAATACGTTGAACAGCGAGGTGAAGAACTCGTTCAGGCTCGGTTGACGAGCAGCCGCCAATCCACCGGCGAGCAGCGCCAGAGGGGCGTAGAAGTGGCTGAAGCGTGCA comes from Stutzerimonas stutzeri and encodes:
- a CDS encoding acyl-CoA dehydrogenase C-terminal domain-containing protein: MPAYKAPLRDMRFLIDEVFDFHGSYAANGAEDATPDMVSAILEEGAKFCEQVLAPLNRSGDEEGCHFDNGVVTTPKGFKEAFAQYAAGGWMGLASDPTYGGQGLPHSLGLVIGEMVGSANTSFGMYPGLTHGAMAAIGAHGTEAQKQAYLTRMTEGRWTGTMCLTEPHCGTDLGIIKTRAVPQADGSYAISGTKIFISAGEHDLSENIVHLVLAKLPDAPAGTKGISLFIVPKFLPDATGEAGERNGVACGSIEHKMGIKASATCVINFDAATGFLIGEPNKGLNCMFTMMNHARLGTGMQGLCNGEASFQGAIQYANERLQMRALTGAKFPDKPADPIIVHPDVRRMLLTMKAFNEGNRALAYFTAQLLDQIHSPDADKRKEAEDQLAFLTPICKAFMTDTGLEVTNLGMQVFGGHGYIREWGMEQLVRDCRIAPIYEGTNGIQALDLLGRKVLGSQGKLMLGFTKRVHKFCEANAGHPQLQRYVEQVAGLNRDLGEITKCIGMAAMKNPDEVGAASVDYLMYCGYLVLGYFWLRMAVVAQSRLEQAGHDAAFYQSKLATAEFYFTRLLPRTAAHRAAIEAGSASLMKLAADQFAF
- a CDS encoding GGDEF domain-containing protein — encoded protein: MPRLSPARFSHFYAPLALLAGGLAAARQPSLNEFFTSLFNVLPTVLLLLGGAFCIAYARIRETCLLAVIYLSYFLLDTQVDHYRFTGALLPDAALTFHLCSLLLPALYGLFALWNERAHLLQDGVARVAVMFAVVVPACALARRFPDAMLNWLAEVRWPSLQADWLQLIQLAYPVFLLALLGLLFQYLRRPRPVHAAQLVALVGLLLMLPQVFSRPGALNVLSSLVMLALVVAVAQEAYQMAFRDELTGLPGRRALNERLQRLGRQYVIAMADVDRFKAFNDTHGHDVGDEVLRLVASRLRKVGGGGRAYRYGGEEFALVFPGSDLEHCLPHLEAVRQAVETYPLQLRDKTNRPRDAAQGRQRRGASATAEVSVTISIGVAERTLSQRSPEEVIKQADQALYSAKSAGRNCIRSHGDNRRGAVRTAKRSAADV